In Macadamia integrifolia cultivar HAES 741 chromosome 13, SCU_Mint_v3, whole genome shotgun sequence, one DNA window encodes the following:
- the LOC122060020 gene encoding uncharacterized protein LOC122060020 isoform X1, whose protein sequence is MLEAEVCSSRVLCPFREESGDEELSVLPRHTKVIVTGNNRTKSVLVGLQGVVKKAVGLGGWHWLVLKNGVEVKLQRNALSVLEPPTGNEEDDDDHDLDNSSSSDMGFCHASPWAASSIQFHRSSKPRVRHTRPCISAKSINRSHCREIQSNIHKPQLRVNLAKLGTNSLWRYWKRFNLARNNLLHPSREQMVDAVTRHFSSQKLDEIEVIVGFIHAAKKLKAMDS, encoded by the exons ATGCTGGAAGCTGAGGTGTGCTCTTCTCGGGTACTGTGCCCTTTTCGTGAAGAAAGTGGTGATGAAGAGCTCTCTGTTCTTCCCCGGCACACGAAAGTCATTGTTACGGGAAACAACCGAACCAAGTCAGTCTTGGTGGGTCTGCAGGGAGTTGTTAAGAAGGCTGTTGGCCTTGGTGGCTGGCATTGGCTG GTTCTGAAGAATGGAGTAGAAGTTAAGCTACAAAGGAATGCTTTGAGTGTGCTAGAACCACCCACaggaaatgaagaagatgatgatgaccaTGATTTAGATAACTCTAGTAGCTCAGACATGG GTTTCTGCCATGCGTCTCCTTGGGCAGCGAGTAGCATTCAGTTCCACAGATCAAGCAAGCCAAGAGTGAGGCATACAAGACCCTGTATATCTGCCAAATCAATTAATAGAAGTCATTGCAGAGAAATACAATCCAATATCCACAAGCCCCAGCTG AGGGTGAACTTGGCAAAGCTGGGAACGAATTCATTGTGGAGATATTGGAAACGATTCAATCTT GCAAGGAACAATCTTCTACATCCCTCAAGGGAGCAAATGGTAGATGCTGTGACGCGGCACTTTTCATCACAG AAATTGGACGAGATTGAAGTGATTGTGGGATTCATTCATGCAGCAAAGAAATTGAAAGCCATGGACTCGTAG
- the LOC122060020 gene encoding uncharacterized protein LOC122060020 isoform X3: MLEAEVCSSRVLCPFREESGDEELSVLPRHTKVIVTGNNRTKSVLVGLQGVVKKAVGLGGWHWLVLKNGVEVKLQRNALSVLEPPTGNEEDDDDHDLDNSSSSDMGFCHASPWAASSIQFHRSSKPRVRHTRPCISAKSINRSHCREIQSNIHKPQLRVNLAKLGTNSLWRYWKRFNLLGIHYQSSCNLPQESCLMLRQGTIFYIPQGSKW, encoded by the exons ATGCTGGAAGCTGAGGTGTGCTCTTCTCGGGTACTGTGCCCTTTTCGTGAAGAAAGTGGTGATGAAGAGCTCTCTGTTCTTCCCCGGCACACGAAAGTCATTGTTACGGGAAACAACCGAACCAAGTCAGTCTTGGTGGGTCTGCAGGGAGTTGTTAAGAAGGCTGTTGGCCTTGGTGGCTGGCATTGGCTG GTTCTGAAGAATGGAGTAGAAGTTAAGCTACAAAGGAATGCTTTGAGTGTGCTAGAACCACCCACaggaaatgaagaagatgatgatgaccaTGATTTAGATAACTCTAGTAGCTCAGACATGG GTTTCTGCCATGCGTCTCCTTGGGCAGCGAGTAGCATTCAGTTCCACAGATCAAGCAAGCCAAGAGTGAGGCATACAAGACCCTGTATATCTGCCAAATCAATTAATAGAAGTCATTGCAGAGAAATACAATCCAATATCCACAAGCCCCAGCTG AGGGTGAACTTGGCAAAGCTGGGAACGAATTCATTGTGGAGATATTGGAAACGATTCAATCTT TTGGGTATCCACTATCAGAGTAGCTGCAATTTGCCTCAAGAAAGTTGTTTAATGCTTAG GCAAGGAACAATCTTCTACATCCCTCAAGGGAGCAAATGGTAG
- the LOC122060020 gene encoding uncharacterized protein LOC122060020 isoform X2, whose protein sequence is MLEAEVCSSRVLCPFREESGDEELSVLPRHTKVIVTGNNRTKSVLVGLQGVVKKAVGLGGWHWLVLKNGVEVKLQRNALSVLEPPTGNEEDDDDHDLDNSSSSDMASSIQFHRSSKPRVRHTRPCISAKSINRSHCREIQSNIHKPQLRVNLAKLGTNSLWRYWKRFNLARNNLLHPSREQMVDAVTRHFSSQKLDEIEVIVGFIHAAKKLKAMDS, encoded by the exons ATGCTGGAAGCTGAGGTGTGCTCTTCTCGGGTACTGTGCCCTTTTCGTGAAGAAAGTGGTGATGAAGAGCTCTCTGTTCTTCCCCGGCACACGAAAGTCATTGTTACGGGAAACAACCGAACCAAGTCAGTCTTGGTGGGTCTGCAGGGAGTTGTTAAGAAGGCTGTTGGCCTTGGTGGCTGGCATTGGCTG GTTCTGAAGAATGGAGTAGAAGTTAAGCTACAAAGGAATGCTTTGAGTGTGCTAGAACCACCCACaggaaatgaagaagatgatgatgaccaTGATTTAGATAACTCTAGTAGCTCAGACATGG CGAGTAGCATTCAGTTCCACAGATCAAGCAAGCCAAGAGTGAGGCATACAAGACCCTGTATATCTGCCAAATCAATTAATAGAAGTCATTGCAGAGAAATACAATCCAATATCCACAAGCCCCAGCTG AGGGTGAACTTGGCAAAGCTGGGAACGAATTCATTGTGGAGATATTGGAAACGATTCAATCTT GCAAGGAACAATCTTCTACATCCCTCAAGGGAGCAAATGGTAGATGCTGTGACGCGGCACTTTTCATCACAG AAATTGGACGAGATTGAAGTGATTGTGGGATTCATTCATGCAGCAAAGAAATTGAAAGCCATGGACTCGTAG